Below is a genomic region from Ostrea edulis chromosome 10, xbOstEdul1.1, whole genome shotgun sequence.
CGACTTTACAtcattctttaaattttttaaattgaacatttattgggtttctttggggggggggggtattacaTTCAGACAATGCTTACCTCGAGGAATATAATGGCAACTTTATGAACTTTGCGACAGAGCGATCGATCTCATCTTGTGTTTCGTTGCCGTGTTAATCTTGATTTCCACAAATTAAGTAAGTGTTTACAATTGTTGGAAAGTTAAAAAACGTTTCGAATTGCATATATTATCCACGAATCAGGTCTGAATTTGTATGGGCAATATACGTCAAATGAAATACACCTTTAAGAAGTTATTGTGTTGTTCAATGACGAAAGTGAAAAATCATACTTCGGAACCTCTATGTATTCCTTTAGACACAGTTTCTGTTTTTTCTTCCGATGAACTGGTGGGGTTTCGTAATGTACCGGTAATTTTAACCgataaaacagaaaaacaatGGCGTTAACACCAGACAATTAATCCCTTTTCTGTAAACATATCAAATCTGATCTCAAAACAGACGACGGACGAATTGTGTCTTGTAGTAAACAAATCGATAAAGTCAATAATTGCAACAAAAATAATCTGTGTTGAAAACAGTGACTGCAGTACACCGCATATGAACTTTAAACAATCTGAATGACACGTTACATCTAAATACAGGATCTGTTCTGATCACTGGCGTattacaacaaacaaaaactatACTAATTCATATATGTTGCAACACATTTACTAGccgcagaactgtagctctctgaaaaaaaaaactattcgGAGAGATCAGCTGATAGgtaccaatatatttttttcagagagcagTCCTGCATctacatatttacatgtccCTGTGAATTTACTATTCAGTTCAAACTATATATGAAATAACGCCTGTTTCAAAACGAGTTTTAATCTTAATAGTGTACATGATCATTATGAGATTCTCGATCATCCCTATACACCCTCACGTCTTTCGGAACTCCGTTAATTCGGATTGTTTGCGTCCGTTTCATGTTTACCCATCATTCGATTGGATGCATCTAGGAGAGGCAGTTATCAGACATATGGgtttgttaaaaaagaaagtctGGCGTGAAGGGACTCGAAATTCAGCTAACAAGCAGTGGTAATAAACTTCAATTTAAAAGTATACAATCTGTGGTATAAACAAGCCATTCGTTGCTGTATTTTGacgacagagagagagagagagagagagagagagagagagagttttatggttttatttattttactttttttttcaatctgaTTATCACAAGGataataaattttgtattttaacgATTAAACAAATTATaacaaatatcattatcaaacaTACTTCAAgctgtgtttcaaataataatctaaaacaTGACATCTCGCCAAATAACGTAACAAATAATCATCTAAAACACGACATCTCGCCAAATAATGTAACAAATAATCATCTAAAACATGACATCTCGCCAAATAACGTAACAAATAATCATTTAAAACATGACTTCTCGCCAAATAACGTAACAAATAATCATCTAAAACATAACATCGCGCCAAATAACGTAACAAATAATCATCTAAAACATAACATCGCGCCAAATAACGTAAAAACACCTAATCCCACTTCTTGATGGTTTGCTCAACAAACGGAAAAAAAGTCGGTGAAAATTGGAGATTGTATCATTCCCCAGAACTGATTTGTTTCAAcgaaaagaatatttttatttctaaaaaaaaaaaaaaaaaaaaaaaaaaaaaaataataataataatacgaATTGAAACATTACgaaatatcttaatatttagTCTGGTTATTTTGATAAAGTGACAAAAAATAAAACGACATTTAAATAATAATGCTAATAGTTACTACACTATTGGTATTTCATAATACGAGTACTTTTggtcatttttaatattttttaaatcagatTTCTGAAAATAATAAATGTTCTAATCATATAATATGATGTACGATGAGATCATATTGCCGACCTTCAAGGCGTCTATTTTTAGGCCGCCAATTTTGCCTACCACTCTGTTGGGTTCAGGTGTCGAATCTTCTACATGTTCCCGTGCGCCACAGGCATATTTTCCTATTGATTTATTTACGGAGATGAAACAACACATCAAGGGAACGAAACGATGTTGTCATCACTTCGAAATATGTGCAAAATCTAAAGAGGGGAATGGCAGAACATACAAATATACCCCCTTCCGTATAATTATGTCATATAATGATCATTTTCCTATTCAGCGGGAAAAGAGGGTATTTAACATTGTCCTAACTTTACGAGCATTTGTAACTAAATTCCATTGTCTAGGGTCTCTCATAAAAAACTCACTTGCGCTTTTGCAGGTTTAATGATCGAAATTTTGGGCTAGCGTCTTGATTCAGCTGAAgttgtaaacaatattcacttCATTGAAGATTCCAGAGGTCATGAACTCATTATTCCAAGTTAATTAAACTCTATTTGTCTTCTTCAATGATTATTCATGATTAGTCATTCATTGGTTGATTATCAAGCGATTCCTACAGATAAATGGCAATTTCCCCAAGAGCTTCTAGTGCATTACAACTTTATAGCCTTTCCTAATGCTGGTAAGATTTTTCTAGCAacgtgttttgtttttattttcaaacaaaatcatatttcattacaaataGTTACAATGTGTACTGGGTGATGATAGGACATACTGTAAGAAAAGtctaacattatatatatatatatatatatatatatatatatatatatatatatatatatataaagtcaaaaaataaactccaatactcaaacttttatctagataaatgtttgagtattggattttattttttgactttattctaccccgataccaagaaaaaagaatttattgaatatatatatatatatatatatatatatatatatatatatatatatatcatatatcacATACATCTTTCTATCTATTTACAGTCACGACAATGATGACACACCTGTACAGGTTTTTCGCGTTTGCGATTCTCAATTTTATTCATCAAAATCAATGTTCTGGAGCGCGAGCTTCGAATGAAATTCACACTCCACCCGAGACGTTCGGAATCACCATCGACACTCTAGCACCAGAAAGTCTTGCCCAACTGCCGCCGGCGAAAATAGCTGAAATGATACGCAATCTGCAAAAATGGTCAGAGGATATGCGGCATAAATCCACAGAGTATGGTAAAGAACAGAGACATGGAAAAATGCAGAGATTTTTGTGTGTCGGTTATGGAAACTGTCAAGAACTTTTATACATCGAAAACGGAGAAAACCCGGAACAGTATCTGGAAATTCCAACACCGGACAACAATGACCCCTATCGGAAATATCTGCCCGTTGGATTTTTGAAACCCCTAACTTTCCAACAGACAGAGGAAACGTATTACGAGTTGAATAAAGACAGGCATTACCGCTCGTCCCTCTATCCGGTCCCATTAATCGACAATGAGGCGGATATGGTGAGAAGAAGAAATACTCCTGCGTTTTAAAGTTACaccaagaacgataactctcAATACCTACATATTCATGCCATATTTTGATAAGAATCGCCATCagctcatatatatatatatatatatatatatatatatatatatatatatatatacactgtacactagAACAGATGTACCCCTCTTTATCTCAACAGCAAGTTCATTTTGAATACTAAAGGAAAATACAAACGTACTTCTACAAAGGAATTTCACCTTAACTTGGttaaaatctctctctctctctctctctctctctctctctctctctctctctcatcaatATATTCATCTTGAAGTTTATCCAAGAGTTTTTATTGTAATCTCTGTGCtttctataaaatatttcaaacatatcgtt
It encodes:
- the LOC125665707 gene encoding uncharacterized protein LOC125665707, encoding MTHLYRFFAFAILNFIHQNQCSGARASNEIHTPPETFGITIDTLAPESLAQLPPAKIAEMIRNLQKWSEDMRHKSTEYGKEQRHGKMQRFLCVGYGNCQELLYIENGENPEQYLEIPTPDNNDPYRKYLPVGFLKPLTFQQTEETYYELNKDRHYRSSLYPVPLIDNEADMVRRRNTPAF